Below is a window of Streptomyces sp. NBC_00223 DNA.
CCGACGCGTCCCGCTCCACCCGTACCCGCAGGGCGCCGGTGCCGTTCACCGTGCCCGCGAAGACCTCGTCGCCCTCCTGCTTGGCCACCGGCAGCGGCTCGCCGGTGACGGTGGCCTGGTCCACCTCGCTGACGCCGTCGAGCACCCGGCCGTCGGCGCCGATCCGCTCGCCGGGCCGCACGAGGACGAGGTCGCCGACCTTTAACTCGGCCGTCGCCACGGTCTGTTCGCCGCCGTCCGGGCCCAGCCTGGTCGCGGTGGCGGGGGCCAGGTCGAGCAGGCCGCGTACGGAGTCGGCGGTACGTGCGGTGGCCAGGGCCTCCAGCGCGCCGGAGGTGGCGAAGATGACGATCAGCAGGCCGCCGTCGGTCACCTGCCCGATCGCCGCGGCGCCGAGGGCCGCCACGATCATCAGCAGGTCCACGTCCAGCACCTTGTCGCGCAGCGCGGTCAGTGCGGCGAGCGCCGGTTCCCAGCCGCCGGCGGCGTAGCAGAGCGCGAAGAGCGGGCCCCACAGCCACCCGGGTCCCCCGCCCAGCCGTACGGGCAGTGCGAGCAGGAAGAGGGCCAGCGAGGCCAGCGCCCATCGTGCCTCGGGCAGCGCCAGCACCCGGGTCGGGCGGCGCGCGGGCACCGGCACCGCGTCGGCGGCATCGGGACGTACGAGGAGAGCGGTCGACATCAGGGGGTTCCCTTCCGAGGGGCCAGGGCGACCCGGCCACTATAAGGGAACAAGTGAACATCTTTTCACATGTTGTCGGTAAACTGCCCCCATGGGTCATGGAAGAAGCACCGGCACCGGCGGCGTCCGCGAGCGACTGGACGCGGTCGGCGCCACCGCGGTGGCCACCACCCTTCAGGCGCTGGCCACCCCGTCCCGGCTGCTGATCCTCGCCCATCTGCACCAGGGCCCCTGCGCGGCGACCGAACTGGCCGACGCCGTCGGCATGGAGCGCACCGCCTGCTCCCACCAGCTGCGGCTGCTGCGCAACCTCGGCCTGGTCGCCGCCGAGCGCCAGGGCCGCTCGATGGTCTACTCGCTCTACGACAACCACGTCGCCGACCTGCTCGACCAGGCCCTCGGCCACGTCGAGCACCTGCGGCTGGGCGCGGTCGAGACCGCCGGCGACCACGCCCTCACGGACACCCCGCGCTGACCGCGCCCGCCGCCCGCCGCTCGTCAAGTGCGCTGGTCTTACGGCGGGTTGGTGGTGTTACGGCAGGTTGCGGGCCATGACGATGCGCTGGATCTGGTTGGTGCCCTCGTAGATCTGCGTGATCTTGGCGTCCCGCATCATCCGCTCCACCGGATAGTCACGGGTGTACCCGTAACCCCCCAGCAGCTGAACGGCGTCGGTCGTGATCTCCATCGCCACATCCGAGGCGTAGCACTTGGCCGCGGCCCCGAAGAACGTCAGATCGGGGTCCGTGCGCTCGGAGCGGGCGGCGGCCGCGTAGGTGAGCTGGCGGGCGGCTTCGAGCTTCATGGCCATGTCGGCGAGCATGAACTGCACGCCCTGGAACTCCGCGATGGCCTTCCCGAACTGCTTGCGCTCCTTGACGTAGCCCTTGGCGTAGTCCAGGGCGCCCTGGGCGATGCCGAGTGCCTGGGCGGCGATGGTGACCCGGGTGTGGTCGAGGGTCTTCATCGCGGTCGCGAAGCCCGTGCCCTCCTCGCCGATCATCCGGGACGCCGGAATCCGCACCTGGTCGAAGTAGACCTCACGGGTCGGGGAGCCCTTGATGCCGAGCTTGCGCTCCGGAGCGCCGAACGACACGCCCGCGTCGTCCTTCTCCACCACGAACGCCGAAATCCCCCTGGTCCGCCGCTCGGGGTCGGTGACCGCCATCACCGTGTAGAAG
It encodes the following:
- a CDS encoding ArsR/SmtB family transcription factor — translated: MGHGRSTGTGGVRERLDAVGATAVATTLQALATPSRLLILAHLHQGPCAATELADAVGMERTACSHQLRLLRNLGLVAAERQGRSMVYSLYDNHVADLLDQALGHVEHLRLGAVETAGDHALTDTPR
- a CDS encoding acyl-CoA dehydrogenase family protein, with the translated sequence MSTDFDLFRTSEEQEMLRDAVRSLAEAKIAPFAAEVDEQARFPQEAREALEANELHAVHVPEEFGGSGADALSTVIVIEEVARVCASSSLIPAVNKLGSLPVQLAGSAELKERYLGALARGEGMFSYCLSEPEAGSDAAGMRTRAVRDGDHWVLDGVKRWITNAGVSDFYTVMAVTDPERRTRGISAFVVEKDDAGVSFGAPERKLGIKGSPTREVYFDQVRIPASRMIGEEGTGFATAMKTLDHTRVTIAAQALGIAQGALDYAKGYVKERKQFGKAIAEFQGVQFMLADMAMKLEAARQLTYAAAARSERTDPDLTFFGAAAKCYASDVAMEITTDAVQLLGGYGYTRDYPVERMMRDAKITQIYEGTNQIQRIVMARNLP